Proteins from a genomic interval of Paenibacillus sp. FSL H8-0048:
- a CDS encoding ABC transporter substrate-binding protein, whose protein sequence is MSKQMKKIATGLLAGIMTLTLAACGSDNSGKGNAAATDSGGGNSGGGSGSGKKVTIELAISKSSQDSAFVAQDVLDEFEQKTNIKINLQLLPAEQTATVLQTKLAVDEVPDLIQYNLASATTDLNLERNFEILDNEPWVGRLLNKDVLSAYDHVYSFHYSQDTGMQGVVYNKDISKDLGLEIPKNYEEFLAVCEKIKASGITPVFMPFKDNWAANIWPAAAFADWAAKNEPSLFEDINAGRKKWSDVPEFATFLDQQYEVYKKGYTNTDILSDSYDMAVGKFLNKETAMMFMGDWLIVNVAEKDPNVHLGLFAIPSSEDANLGASPLGGQLFIPKKAKHMAEAKQFLEFLASKEVAQKMVDSQGSVSNFSDVTTPKLPDYKQEIVDQYITPKKTTLTTDAYMIVDRSELYRLLQDEFAGGLDAKGVLKAWDEKFSQLMKDKGVEGF, encoded by the coding sequence ATGAGTAAGCAAATGAAGAAAATCGCAACAGGCCTGCTCGCTGGAATCATGACCTTAACGCTGGCGGCATGCGGCTCTGACAATTCAGGCAAGGGCAATGCTGCGGCAACGGACAGCGGAGGCGGTAACAGCGGAGGCGGCAGCGGCAGCGGCAAAAAGGTAACCATTGAACTGGCCATCTCCAAAAGCTCGCAGGATTCAGCGTTCGTGGCTCAGGATGTGCTGGATGAGTTCGAGCAGAAAACCAATATCAAAATCAATCTGCAGCTGCTTCCGGCAGAGCAGACCGCCACCGTATTACAGACCAAGCTGGCCGTTGACGAGGTGCCGGATCTGATTCAATACAATCTCGCCAGTGCGACTACGGACCTGAATCTGGAGCGTAATTTCGAGATTCTCGATAACGAGCCTTGGGTGGGCCGTCTGCTGAATAAGGATGTGCTCTCGGCTTACGATCACGTCTACAGCTTCCATTACAGCCAGGATACCGGGATGCAGGGCGTCGTCTACAACAAGGATATTTCCAAAGATCTGGGGCTAGAGATTCCGAAGAATTACGAGGAGTTCCTGGCGGTCTGCGAGAAAATCAAGGCCAGCGGCATTACGCCGGTCTTCATGCCGTTTAAGGATAACTGGGCGGCGAATATCTGGCCGGCGGCTGCTTTTGCCGACTGGGCTGCCAAGAACGAGCCTTCCCTGTTCGAGGACATTAATGCCGGCCGCAAGAAGTGGTCCGATGTTCCCGAGTTCGCTACCTTCCTCGATCAGCAGTATGAGGTCTACAAGAAAGGCTACACCAACACCGACATTCTCAGTGACAGCTACGATATGGCGGTAGGTAAATTCCTGAACAAGGAAACGGCGATGATGTTCATGGGCGACTGGCTGATTGTAAACGTGGCCGAGAAGGACCCGAATGTGCATCTGGGCCTGTTCGCTATTCCATCTTCAGAGGATGCGAATCTTGGCGCAAGTCCACTGGGCGGCCAGCTGTTCATTCCGAAGAAAGCCAAGCACATGGCCGAAGCGAAGCAGTTCCTGGAGTTCCTCGCCAGCAAAGAGGTCGCCCAGAAAATGGTTGACAGCCAAGGCTCCGTCTCCAACTTCAGCGATGTGACGACACCGAAGCTCCCGGACTACAAGCAAGAGATTGTCGATCAATATATCACGCCTAAAAAGACTACGCTGACCACCGATGCCTACATGATCGTGGACCGCAGCGAGCTGTACCGTCTGCTTCAGGATGAATTCGCCGGCGGCCTGGACGCCAAGGGCGTGCTTAAGGCCTGGGATGAGAAATTCAGCCAGCTGATGAAGGACAAAGGCGTGGAAGGCTTCTAA
- a CDS encoding carbohydrate ABC transporter permease yields the protein MSFSRKMAWRNYLVEGFLILASLLIILPLLIMLFGSFMTSSEVLKFSLRLPEEWKFSNYTTVFREGGLGRAFLNGMLITGISSVLNIFTSSAASFILVRRETKMSGFLYMFFFMGLIAPMSTITTIRVVQWMGFYGSITSVILIYASLNTAFSVFLYSGFIRSIPKALDEVAFLEGANTFDVFFKIVTPLIVPVNATVAIMVFMSVWNDITIPLYFLTDSSDWTMPLSVYNFYGKYSRDWNLIFADLVLTSLPVLILYIFCQKYIVSGLTAGAVKG from the coding sequence ATGAGCTTTTCCCGTAAAATGGCCTGGCGCAACTATCTGGTCGAAGGCTTCCTGATTCTGGCCTCGCTGCTGATCATCCTGCCGCTCCTGATTATGCTGTTCGGCAGCTTCATGACCAGCTCCGAGGTGCTGAAGTTCTCACTGCGGCTCCCGGAGGAATGGAAATTCTCCAACTATACGACCGTCTTCCGCGAAGGCGGTCTGGGACGGGCATTCCTGAACGGGATGCTGATTACCGGCATCTCATCCGTGCTGAATATCTTCACCTCCTCGGCTGCCTCCTTCATTCTGGTGCGCCGGGAGACCAAAATGTCAGGCTTCCTGTATATGTTCTTCTTCATGGGCCTGATCGCGCCGATGTCGACCATCACCACGATCCGTGTCGTGCAGTGGATGGGCTTCTACGGCAGCATCACCAGCGTTATCCTGATCTACGCCTCGCTGAATACGGCGTTCAGCGTGTTTCTGTATAGCGGATTCATCCGGTCCATTCCGAAGGCACTGGATGAGGTTGCTTTTCTGGAGGGGGCTAATACGTTCGATGTCTTCTTCAAGATTGTGACCCCGCTGATCGTCCCGGTCAACGCCACCGTAGCGATTATGGTGTTCATGTCCGTCTGGAACGACATCACCATTCCGCTCTACTTCCTGACGGACAGCTCGGACTGGACGATGCCGCTGTCGGTGTATAATTTCTACGGCAAGTACAGCCGGGACTGGAACCTGATCTTCGCGGATCTGGTGTTAACCTCCCTTCCCGTGCTAATCCTGTATATCTTCTGCCAAAAGTACATTGTTAGCGGACTTACGGCGGGAGCGGTGAAGGGGTAA
- a CDS encoding YncE family protein, giving the protein MNTNMINRRRNLASGTNPYLFVSYEHSLYFGFIAVINPALNKIIERIQVGPKPVSMCLNKQEDKLYVVNNAQDSVTIIDAYSFRVMKILPISSSSAHSAPVAIFAAPRVNQVYVAHSGDKAVTIIDADKDEVILQVELPDGSGYPFAFAGHTNSELVFVACKSKDNDKGNVVAIDVNSNTAQPIGDDIELEFDGIHNPLTFTPSGAGLVTFGPTGMLTLFSFHLILDSKATSLLDNTVSGVYLDNNLLFCTSQKDRAYLKKFKKLTLSGTGNITYDEFTEPASFKGQDKIRASRSQNYIGVTIQPTTSPTGGLQLYDVNTSSSKFVPLSYVGDLAFAGDSTAYVGEVNSIVPIDVGTATALRPLLIGSNSTDRITVNNIICGYSNQSL; this is encoded by the coding sequence GTGAATACGAATATGATAAACCGCAGAAGAAATCTAGCATCAGGTACTAATCCTTACTTGTTTGTGAGTTATGAACATTCCCTTTACTTTGGCTTTATTGCTGTCATTAATCCTGCACTAAATAAGATCATTGAACGGATTCAGGTGGGCCCAAAGCCCGTATCTATGTGCTTGAATAAGCAGGAGGATAAACTTTATGTAGTGAATAATGCCCAGGATTCGGTCACTATCATTGATGCGTATTCCTTTAGAGTTATGAAAATCCTTCCCATTAGCAGTTCGTCCGCTCATAGCGCTCCTGTTGCTATCTTCGCAGCTCCTCGCGTGAACCAAGTCTATGTAGCCCATTCTGGTGACAAGGCCGTTACCATTATTGACGCTGACAAGGACGAGGTTATTTTACAAGTGGAATTGCCTGACGGAAGTGGCTACCCGTTCGCTTTTGCCGGTCACACGAATAGCGAACTTGTCTTTGTTGCCTGCAAGTCTAAAGATAATGATAAAGGTAATGTTGTCGCTATTGATGTTAATTCTAACACCGCTCAACCTATTGGAGACGATATTGAGCTTGAATTTGACGGGATCCACAACCCCTTGACCTTTACTCCAAGCGGAGCGGGGCTGGTCACATTTGGACCGACTGGCATGTTGACTTTATTTTCATTTCATTTAATTTTGGATTCCAAAGCTACAAGTCTGCTGGACAATACGGTATCCGGAGTCTACCTGGACAACAATTTGTTATTTTGCACATCGCAAAAAGATAGAGCTTATCTGAAAAAATTTAAAAAGCTAACTCTTAGCGGGACAGGAAACATTACCTATGATGAATTTACAGAACCCGCCAGCTTCAAGGGCCAAGATAAAATTCGTGCTTCACGTAGTCAAAATTATATTGGCGTCACCATACAGCCCACCACTTCCCCGACAGGTGGTCTGCAACTCTACGATGTAAACACTTCTAGTTCAAAGTTTGTTCCGCTCTCCTATGTAGGTGATTTAGCGTTTGCCGGTGACAGCACGGCTTATGTAGGAGAGGTGAACTCGATTGTTCCGATTGATGTGGGAACGGCAACAGCGCTGCGCCCTCTTCTGATTGGCTCCAATTCCACTGATCGCATCACCGTCAATAATATAATCTGCGGTTACAGCAATCAATCCTTGTAA
- a CDS encoding carbohydrate ABC transporter permease, translated as MNVSKKLYSYYLIWPALLIYSIFFVLPALIGLFYSFTDWRLDREAIKFIGWDNFERIFTDRTLLLAMKNTAIFAIVTVLGKNLLGIALAVGLNMKLKSKNLLRAVFYSPSILSVLVISIVFTPMLRSDGTINRIFEAVGLPSLSQAWLTNPALVIWTVAFVSIWQHTGFQMAIYLAGLQSISKEYYEAATIDGAGSWRSFRSITIPLLLPAININLMLTLIGGLKVFSEVFVLTGGGPGNASQVVGTIILRSFGEGSWGLGTAVNTLLFAAVTVIAIPLLIFMRRKEVSE; from the coding sequence ATGAACGTATCCAAGAAGCTGTATTCGTATTACCTGATCTGGCCTGCGCTGCTGATCTATTCTATCTTCTTCGTGCTGCCGGCGCTGATCGGACTCTTCTATTCCTTCACGGACTGGCGGCTGGACCGGGAAGCCATTAAGTTCATCGGCTGGGACAACTTCGAGCGGATTTTCACGGATAGAACCCTATTGCTTGCGATGAAAAATACAGCGATCTTCGCCATCGTTACCGTGCTCGGCAAAAATCTGCTCGGCATCGCGCTTGCGGTCGGCCTGAACATGAAGCTAAAATCCAAAAACCTGCTGCGGGCGGTCTTCTACTCTCCGTCGATCCTGAGCGTTTTGGTTATTAGCATTGTGTTCACGCCCATGCTGCGCTCCGACGGGACGATTAACCGCATCTTCGAAGCCGTTGGCTTGCCGTCGCTGAGCCAGGCCTGGCTGACCAATCCGGCGCTGGTCATCTGGACCGTGGCATTTGTGTCCATCTGGCAGCATACCGGCTTTCAGATGGCCATCTATCTGGCCGGGCTCCAGTCGATCTCCAAGGAATATTATGAAGCCGCAACCATCGACGGGGCCGGCTCCTGGCGCAGCTTCCGCAGCATCACCATTCCGCTGCTGCTCCCTGCGATCAATATCAACCTGATGCTGACGCTGATCGGCGGCCTCAAGGTATTCTCCGAGGTGTTCGTGCTTACCGGCGGTGGACCCGGTAATGCCTCTCAGGTGGTCGGCACGATCATCCTCCGCTCCTTCGGTGAAGGCAGCTGGGGGCTGGGCACAGCCGTCAACACCCTGCTGTTCGCAGCCGTAACGGTCATCGCCATTCCACTGCTGATCTTCATGCGGCGTAAGGAGGTATCGGAATAA